One window of Cryobacterium arcticum genomic DNA carries:
- a CDS encoding carbohydrate ABC transporter permease — translation MSTQNLVVDQAAPAGPPPPRPPKRGRSTPYLLVILACAILILALGYPLVWQFVTSMQKFGLSQQFGQPPEFVWFDNYVTLFTDPYMWTVVARSLAFCLVTAGVTMAIGTLMALLMDAVPGAVRISLQISLLLAWAMPVVAAMTVWNWLIDWRRGVLNTVLTGMGLDFQNHNWLAEPLSFFFIALVIVVWMSVPFVAFSIYAGLTQVSTEVLEAAQLDGAGLAQRLRFIIVPIIRPVLAIILLLQVIWDLRVFTQIRLLQDAGSIASETNLLGTYIYQLGVGSSDFAMASAVSVFVLVLTVALSWFYVRSMLKEDDS, via the coding sequence GTGAGCACGCAGAATCTCGTGGTGGACCAGGCCGCTCCGGCGGGCCCGCCGCCACCCCGCCCGCCCAAGCGCGGCAGGTCCACGCCGTACCTGCTCGTGATCCTCGCCTGCGCCATCCTGATCCTGGCGTTGGGCTACCCGCTCGTCTGGCAGTTCGTCACCTCGATGCAGAAGTTCGGGCTCTCCCAACAGTTCGGCCAGCCGCCGGAGTTCGTCTGGTTCGACAACTACGTGACCCTCTTCACCGACCCGTACATGTGGACCGTGGTGGCCAGGTCGCTGGCCTTCTGCCTAGTCACGGCCGGCGTCACCATGGCCATCGGCACCCTGATGGCCCTGCTGATGGATGCCGTGCCCGGCGCGGTGCGCATCAGCCTGCAGATCTCGCTGCTGCTGGCCTGGGCCATGCCAGTCGTGGCGGCCATGACGGTGTGGAACTGGCTGATCGACTGGCGCCGCGGCGTGCTGAACACCGTGCTCACGGGCATGGGTCTGGACTTCCAGAACCACAACTGGCTGGCCGAGCCGCTCTCGTTCTTCTTCATCGCCCTGGTGATCGTGGTGTGGATGAGCGTGCCGTTCGTGGCCTTCTCCATCTACGCCGGCCTCACCCAGGTCTCCACCGAGGTGCTCGAAGCCGCCCAGCTCGACGGAGCGGGGCTGGCCCAGCGGCTGCGGTTCATCATCGTGCCGATCATCCGGCCGGTGCTCGCCATCATCCTGCTGCTGCAGGTGATCTGGGACCTGCGGGTCTTCACCCAGATCCGGCTGCTGCAGGACGCCGGCTCGATTGCGTCCGAGACCAACCTGCTCGGCACCTACATCTACCAACTCGGCGTCGGCTCCAGCGACTTCGCCATGGCCAGCGCCGTGTCGGTCTTCGTGCTCGTGCTCACCGTGGCGCTGAGCTGGTTCTACGTGCGCAGCATGCTCAAGGAGGACGACTCATGA
- a CDS encoding sugar phosphate isomerase/epimerase family protein, whose translation MTGNLLGIHAGVWVGDWADDSARYAIESSAQAGYDLIEIPAVDPRTTDLALTVRLLEQTGLDAVVSLALDASTDINTEDAEVSAHGERLLSRTVDFARDIGARYIGGVTYSAMVKYTHPATEASRQNSLAVLRRIADKARASGITIGVEYVNRYESNLLNTAAQTVRFIEDLDAENVLLHLDTFHANSEELSLAQAVRDAGALLGYIHASESHRGHLGTGILDFPGLFRQLALSGYTGPITFESFSSAIHPRDTADTIGIWRDPWTDPALAARNAYAFLRAQLDAAALAHAA comes from the coding sequence ATGACGGGCAACCTGCTCGGCATCCACGCCGGGGTCTGGGTGGGCGACTGGGCGGATGACTCGGCGCGCTACGCGATCGAGTCGAGCGCCCAGGCCGGCTACGACCTGATCGAGATCCCCGCCGTGGATCCGCGAACCACCGATCTGGCGCTCACCGTTCGGCTGCTCGAGCAGACCGGTCTCGACGCCGTCGTGTCGCTGGCACTCGACGCCAGCACCGACATCAACACCGAGGACGCCGAGGTGTCTGCCCACGGCGAGCGGCTCCTGAGCCGCACGGTGGACTTCGCCCGCGACATCGGGGCCCGCTATATCGGCGGCGTGACGTACTCGGCGATGGTCAAGTACACGCATCCAGCCACCGAGGCGTCGCGGCAGAACTCACTCGCCGTGCTGCGGCGGATCGCCGACAAGGCCCGGGCGTCGGGCATCACGATCGGGGTGGAGTACGTCAACCGGTACGAGAGCAACCTGCTGAACACCGCCGCGCAGACCGTGCGGTTCATCGAGGACCTCGACGCCGAGAACGTGTTGCTGCACCTGGACACCTTCCACGCCAACAGCGAGGAGCTCTCGCTCGCCCAAGCGGTGCGCGACGCCGGCGCCCTGCTCGGCTACATCCACGCCAGCGAGAGCCACCGCGGCCACCTCGGCACCGGGATCCTCGACTTTCCCGGCCTGTTCCGCCAGCTCGCCCTCTCCGGCTACACCGGGCCGATCACCTTCGAGTCGTTCTCCAGCGCGATCCACCCCCGCGACACCGCTGACACCATCGGCATCTGGCGCGACCCGTGGACCGACCCGGCTCTGGCGGCCCGGAACGCGTACGCCTTCCTCCGCGCCCAGCTCGACGCGGCGGCGCTGGCGCACGCCGCGTGA
- a CDS encoding ABC transporter permease: MTTTATERPSALHSLLAQTRQLSFWAEHAAPIGLVGLVIVFSILSPSFLTLGNIRAMLVAAAILVILAVAQAFVITTGGIDLSISATMTFGAVGFGIAWQAGLGFLPSALIAILAALIIGILNGLLIAKGKVTDFIVTLGTLSMATGLALIVSDGKPITVNSSELLTLTSGSVGPFGYPIILAAIVGLAGWFVMFRTRFGLHIQAVGGSEESAVANGVSAVKVRIAVYLICAGLAGLASLLLVARVGAAEPAINTAYLLNAIAAVVLGGVSLTGGKAKIVGPIIGALLLTALTNGLTLLGVSQFYQPLAVGLVVVLAALLTRYQKK, encoded by the coding sequence ATGACAACAACCGCGACCGAGCGCCCCAGTGCCCTCCACTCGCTGCTGGCCCAGACCCGCCAGCTCAGCTTCTGGGCCGAACACGCCGCTCCGATCGGCCTCGTCGGCCTGGTGATCGTCTTCTCGATCCTGAGCCCCAGCTTCCTCACCCTAGGCAACATCAGGGCCATGCTCGTGGCCGCCGCGATCCTCGTGATCCTCGCGGTGGCACAGGCCTTCGTCATCACCACCGGCGGCATCGACCTGTCCATCTCGGCCACGATGACCTTCGGCGCTGTCGGCTTCGGCATCGCCTGGCAGGCCGGGCTCGGCTTCCTTCCCTCCGCCCTGATCGCGATCCTGGCCGCCCTGATCATCGGCATCCTGAACGGCCTGCTGATCGCCAAGGGCAAGGTGACCGACTTCATCGTCACCCTCGGCACCCTGTCGATGGCCACGGGCCTCGCGCTGATCGTCTCCGACGGCAAGCCGATCACGGTGAACAGCTCCGAGTTGCTCACCCTCACCTCCGGCTCGGTCGGCCCGTTCGGCTACCCGATCATCCTCGCCGCGATCGTGGGCCTCGCGGGCTGGTTCGTGATGTTCCGCACCCGCTTCGGCCTGCACATCCAGGCGGTCGGCGGCAGCGAGGAGAGCGCCGTGGCCAACGGGGTCAGCGCCGTGAAGGTGCGCATCGCGGTGTACCTCATCTGCGCCGGCCTGGCCGGTCTCGCCTCGCTGCTGCTGGTCGCCAGGGTCGGCGCCGCCGAGCCGGCCATCAACACGGCGTACCTGCTCAACGCCATCGCCGCCGTCGTGCTCGGTGGGGTGAGCCTCACCGGCGGCAAGGCCAAGATCGTCGGCCCCATCATCGGTGCCCTGCTGCTCACCGCCCTCACCAACGGACTCACGCTGCTCGGGGTGAGCCAGTTCTACCAGCCGCTCGCCGTGGGACTCGTCGTGGTCCTGGCCGCCCTACTCACGAGGTACCAGAAGAAATGA
- a CDS encoding sugar phosphate isomerase/epimerase family protein: MPVNKLGVHALVFAGGTTPTEVEYIITETKKAGYDLVEFSLHDSPQLDVAATKAALDKAGLGVVASRGLSFTADVSSDDADTVARGATLLQDSLAITAGLGGTHFTGALYSALGKYMQPLSSAGRANVVAVLKDLATEAAGRGMTLGLEICNRYETNVINTAADALRLADDIGHDNVLIHLDSYHMNIEEDDFTRPVLLVGDRLGYVHIGENHRGYLGSGHIDFSAFFHALADIDYSGPITFESFSSAVVSPTLSNDLSIWRNLWNDGPELARHAHDYMVHAIDGASRVYS; encoded by the coding sequence ATGCCAGTCAACAAGCTCGGAGTCCACGCCCTCGTCTTCGCCGGAGGCACCACCCCCACCGAGGTGGAGTACATCATCACCGAGACCAAGAAGGCCGGCTACGACCTCGTCGAGTTCTCGCTGCACGACTCGCCCCAGCTCGACGTGGCAGCTACCAAGGCGGCCCTGGACAAGGCCGGCCTGGGTGTCGTCGCGTCGCGCGGACTGTCGTTCACGGCGGATGTGTCGAGCGATGACGCCGACACCGTCGCCCGCGGCGCCACCCTGCTGCAGGACTCGCTGGCCATCACCGCCGGGCTCGGCGGCACCCACTTCACCGGAGCCCTGTACAGCGCCCTCGGCAAGTACATGCAGCCGCTCTCCAGCGCCGGCCGGGCCAACGTCGTGGCCGTGCTCAAGGACCTGGCGACCGAGGCCGCCGGCCGCGGCATGACCCTGGGCCTGGAGATCTGCAACCGGTACGAGACCAACGTGATCAACACGGCGGCGGATGCGCTGCGCCTGGCCGACGACATCGGTCACGACAATGTGCTCATCCACCTGGATAGTTATCACATGAACATCGAAGAAGACGACTTCACCCGGCCGGTGCTGCTGGTCGGCGACCGGCTCGGCTATGTGCACATCGGCGAGAACCACCGCGGCTATCTCGGCAGCGGCCACATCGACTTCTCCGCCTTTTTCCACGCCCTCGCCGACATCGACTACAGCGGCCCGATCACCTTCGAGTCCTTCTCCTCCGCCGTGGTCTCGCCCACCCTGTCGAACGACCTGTCGATCTGGCGCAACCTCTGGAACGACGGCCCCGAGCTGGCCCGGCACGCCCACGACTACATGGTGCACGCCATCGATGGTGCCTCCCGTGTCTACTCCTGA
- a CDS encoding carbohydrate ABC transporter permease, whose amino-acid sequence MTATVQAAGTVRPASTVRRRIRPVRIILGLLGIVVALVWAFPVYWMLNSALLPNVVLQSSTPTWLPFGGSFDNFAAVFAGGTFLPALGMSTAIAGITVVFCLFFAFLGALAISRFRFRGRTGFVLAVLLIQMLPAEGLFIAQYKLMGSLNLLNSIVGVSVIYIAAVVPFTIWMLRGFVAGVPADLEEAAMIDGLSRTQAFLRITFPLLAPGLVASGVYAFLQAWNEFTVALVLLQDNSSQTLPLWLRGFIQASASRATDWGQVMAASTLVAIPVIIFFLIVQGRMTSGLVSGAVKG is encoded by the coding sequence ATGACCGCGACAGTTCAGGCCGCCGGCACAGTTCGGCCTGCCAGCACAGTTCGGCGCCGCATCCGCCCGGTCCGGATCATTCTCGGGCTCCTGGGCATCGTGGTCGCGCTGGTCTGGGCGTTCCCGGTCTACTGGATGCTCAATTCGGCGCTGCTGCCCAACGTGGTGCTGCAGAGCAGCACTCCCACCTGGCTGCCGTTCGGCGGGTCGTTCGACAACTTCGCCGCCGTGTTCGCGGGCGGCACCTTCCTGCCCGCCCTGGGCATGAGCACCGCGATCGCCGGCATCACCGTGGTGTTCTGCCTGTTCTTCGCCTTCCTCGGCGCCCTGGCGATCAGCCGGTTCCGCTTCCGCGGCCGCACGGGGTTCGTGCTGGCCGTGCTGCTCATCCAGATGCTGCCCGCCGAGGGCCTCTTCATCGCCCAGTACAAGCTCATGGGCAGCCTCAACCTGCTCAACTCGATCGTGGGGGTGAGCGTCATCTACATCGCCGCCGTGGTGCCGTTCACCATCTGGATGCTGCGCGGTTTTGTCGCCGGGGTGCCGGCCGATCTCGAGGAGGCGGCCATGATCGACGGCCTGAGCCGCACCCAGGCGTTCCTACGCATCACCTTTCCGCTCCTCGCCCCCGGTCTCGTGGCCTCCGGCGTGTACGCCTTCCTGCAGGCCTGGAACGAATTCACCGTGGCCCTGGTGCTGCTGCAGGACAACTCCAGCCAGACGCTGCCGCTGTGGCTCCGCGGCTTCATCCAGGCCAGCGCGAGCCGGGCCACCGACTGGGGCCAGGTGATGGCGGCCTCGACGCTGGTGGCCATCCCGGTGATCATCTTCTTCCTCATCGTGCAGGGCCGGATGACCAGCGGACTGGTCAGCGGGGCGGTCAAGGGATGA
- a CDS encoding ATP-binding cassette domain-containing protein: MTDTMATPAAGSTDSDVLLSATNIKKSFGGVHALKGASIELRRGEITALIGDNGAGKSTLVRCLSGIHPPDSGTITLDGEVVSFGTPKEAQKHKIETVQQNLALVEELAVWQNFFLGRELTHGVGPFRTLNRKLMKSTAQRLITDLAVNVPPVASKVRRLSGGQRQALAIARAAGWGGKIVIMDEPTAALGVQETEKVEQTIKSLRDNGVAVLLISHNFDQVMRLSDHVWVMRAGLAVAGRRTAETSGEELVALITGAKEA; encoded by the coding sequence ATGACCGACACCATGGCAACCCCCGCCGCAGGCTCGACCGACTCCGACGTGCTGCTCTCCGCGACCAACATCAAGAAGAGCTTCGGCGGCGTGCACGCGCTCAAGGGCGCCTCCATCGAACTCCGTCGCGGCGAGATCACGGCGCTGATCGGCGACAACGGCGCCGGCAAGTCCACCCTCGTCCGCTGCCTCTCCGGCATCCACCCGCCGGACTCCGGAACCATCACCCTCGACGGAGAGGTGGTCAGCTTCGGCACTCCCAAGGAGGCGCAGAAGCACAAGATCGAAACCGTGCAGCAGAACCTGGCCCTGGTCGAGGAGCTCGCCGTCTGGCAGAACTTCTTCCTCGGCCGCGAACTCACCCACGGCGTGGGGCCGTTCCGCACCCTCAACCGCAAACTGATGAAGTCCACCGCGCAGCGCCTGATCACCGACCTGGCCGTGAATGTGCCGCCGGTGGCCAGCAAGGTGCGCCGGCTCTCCGGCGGTCAGCGCCAGGCTCTGGCCATCGCCAGGGCCGCCGGCTGGGGCGGCAAGATCGTGATCATGGACGAGCCCACCGCCGCGCTCGGCGTGCAGGAGACCGAGAAGGTGGAGCAGACCATCAAGTCGCTGCGCGACAACGGGGTGGCGGTGCTGCTGATCAGCCACAACTTCGACCAGGTGATGCGGCTCTCCGACCACGTCTGGGTGATGCGGGCGGGCCTGGCCGTGGCCGGCCGGCGCACCGCTGAGACCTCCGGCGAGGAGCTCGTGGCGCTCATCACCGGGGCGAAGGAGGCGTAG
- a CDS encoding nucleoside/nucleotide kinase family protein, whose protein sequence is MSTPDPATVDALAARAVGLLGDAPRIIVGITGSPGAGKTTLAKELVDRLNAGDDGARAVYLPMDGFHLANATLDRLGIHGRKGAVDTFDGWGFVALLARVLDEQDHTVYAPSFERTVDEGIAGEVAIPAGTRIVIVEGNYLLVDQEPWNRIPGLLAEAWFCETAADERLTRLVDRHTRHGRSPEAARTWANSVDGANARLIETTRTRADLIVSGGARS, encoded by the coding sequence GTGTCTACTCCTGACCCGGCGACCGTCGACGCCCTGGCCGCGCGGGCCGTCGGCCTGCTGGGCGACGCTCCCCGCATCATCGTGGGTATCACCGGCAGCCCGGGCGCCGGCAAGACCACCTTGGCCAAGGAACTCGTCGACCGGCTGAACGCCGGGGACGACGGTGCTCGGGCGGTGTACCTGCCGATGGACGGCTTCCACCTGGCCAACGCCACGCTCGACCGGCTCGGTATCCACGGCCGCAAGGGAGCCGTCGACACCTTCGACGGCTGGGGGTTCGTGGCCCTGCTCGCCCGGGTTCTCGACGAGCAGGACCACACCGTCTACGCCCCGAGCTTCGAGCGCACCGTCGACGAGGGGATCGCGGGGGAGGTCGCGATTCCGGCCGGCACGAGAATCGTGATCGTGGAGGGCAACTACCTCCTGGTCGACCAGGAACCGTGGAACCGGATTCCGGGACTCCTGGCCGAGGCCTGGTTCTGCGAGACGGCCGCGGACGAACGGCTCACCCGGCTGGTCGACCGGCACACCCGGCACGGCCGCAGCCCCGAGGCGGCGCGTACCTGGGCGAACTCGGTGGACGGGGCGAACGCCCGGCTCATCGAGACCACACGCACACGGGCCGATCTGATCGTCTCCGGCGGCGCCCGGTCCTAG
- a CDS encoding extracellular solute-binding protein — protein sequence MKRQLVSLAALATASALVLAGCSSDATDSEPSADNSDTTITLWLAGGDTPDELRNYLKTEFTKETGANLDIQQQDWGDLVTKLTTSLPDANNTPDVTELGNTQSSTFTNVGAFLDITDMYDELGGDKLLQSFVDAGKVGDKNFVLPYYFGSRAVFARSDVWAAAGVDTPTTLDEFNAGVAAVNAANPLNIPGFSGFYLGGQDWRNGISWIFANDGELATVKDGTWTSTLASENTLTGLAQLQDLYRSASNAPNDAKDSNQYIYLNDSDEIKDAEGAVTANTSLSAATIMAPTWAHWSIGTLGTDADGKATRTWDDTKNTVFALPGNDGKPAPVFAGGSNIGISATSKHPDLAKSLMKIIFSEDYQTMLGTNGLGPANSDYVDSLGDDQFATALIASASNSKLTPAAPGWATVEGSLVMEEFFSKIKDATDLKALAQEYDKKLTPMLNGE from the coding sequence ATGAAGAGACAGCTCGTATCTCTCGCCGCGTTGGCCACGGCCTCCGCTCTCGTGTTGGCAGGATGTTCGTCGGATGCCACGGACAGTGAGCCCTCCGCGGACAACAGCGACACCACCATCACGCTGTGGCTGGCCGGCGGTGACACCCCGGATGAGCTCCGCAACTACCTCAAGACCGAGTTCACCAAGGAGACCGGCGCGAACCTGGACATCCAGCAGCAGGACTGGGGAGACCTGGTCACCAAACTGACCACCTCGTTGCCCGATGCCAACAACACCCCCGACGTGACCGAGCTCGGCAACACCCAGTCCTCGACGTTCACCAATGTGGGCGCGTTCCTCGACATCACCGACATGTACGACGAGCTCGGCGGTGACAAGCTGCTGCAGTCGTTCGTCGACGCCGGCAAGGTGGGCGACAAGAACTTCGTGCTGCCGTACTACTTCGGCTCCCGCGCCGTGTTCGCCCGCTCCGATGTCTGGGCGGCTGCCGGGGTCGACACCCCCACCACCCTCGACGAGTTCAACGCCGGCGTCGCCGCGGTCAACGCGGCCAACCCGCTGAACATCCCCGGCTTCTCCGGGTTCTACCTGGGCGGCCAGGACTGGCGGAACGGCATCTCGTGGATCTTCGCCAACGACGGGGAACTCGCCACGGTCAAGGACGGCACCTGGACCTCGACCCTCGCGTCGGAGAACACCCTGACCGGGCTCGCCCAGCTGCAGGACCTGTACCGGTCCGCCTCCAACGCACCCAACGACGCGAAGGACAGCAACCAGTACATCTACCTCAACGACAGCGACGAGATCAAGGATGCCGAGGGCGCCGTCACGGCGAACACCTCCCTCTCCGCCGCCACGATCATGGCCCCCACCTGGGCGCACTGGTCGATCGGTACCCTGGGCACCGACGCCGACGGCAAGGCCACTCGCACCTGGGACGACACAAAGAATACCGTCTTCGCTCTCCCCGGCAACGACGGCAAGCCCGCTCCGGTCTTCGCCGGGGGATCCAACATCGGTATCTCGGCCACGAGCAAGCACCCCGACCTGGCCAAGAGCCTGATGAAGATCATCTTCTCGGAGGACTACCAGACCATGCTCGGCACGAACGGGCTGGGACCTGCGAACAGCGACTACGTCGACTCGCTCGGTGACGACCAGTTCGCCACGGCCCTGATCGCGTCGGCGTCGAACTCCAAGCTCACCCCGGCGGCGCCGGGCTGGGCCACGGTGGAGGGCTCGCTCGTGATGGAAGAGTTCTTCAGCAAGATCAAGGACGCGACCGATCTCAAGGCCCTCGCGCAGGAATACGACAAGAAGCTCACGCCCATGCTGAACGGCGAGTAG
- a CDS encoding ROK family transcriptional regulator gives MTATGTPRTIQDRALRPTTKVLPEHIRLNNRTLVLQTLYRTGLQSRADLARETGLTRVTVSDLISELMGENLVIELGQRQEPRPGKPATLLDINRAAFQIVSLDLSGHTRLRGAVLSLDGAVLSSSDLELSGARGEAAYDTVAELLKRVIAGATAPILGVGIGSPGIVDRAGVVRNAPNLGWRDQPLQARLQEATGLPVRVVNDANAAVLAEHSFGGADHDLLLVKVGHGVGAGLLVGGRAIFGERFAAGEIGHVVVGTDDGPLCACGKFGCLEAWLSVPRLTSAIQEATVSARTPAEAGLAVDRVLTEAGRRLGIILAPVVGALNLLDIVLSGPPELLDGTLSAATVETLLARTMATETGDLTLRMTEQGEDIVLRGAAVMVLSAQLGVS, from the coding sequence ATGACAGCCACCGGCACCCCGCGGACGATCCAGGACCGGGCCCTGCGCCCGACCACCAAGGTGCTGCCCGAGCACATCCGCCTGAACAACCGCACCCTGGTGCTGCAGACGCTCTACCGCACCGGCCTGCAGAGCCGCGCCGACCTGGCCCGCGAAACCGGGCTCACCCGGGTCACGGTGTCCGATCTGATCAGCGAGCTGATGGGGGAGAACCTCGTCATCGAGCTCGGCCAGCGCCAGGAACCTCGCCCCGGCAAGCCGGCCACGCTGCTGGACATCAACCGGGCCGCGTTCCAAATCGTCTCGCTCGATCTGTCCGGCCACACCCGGCTGCGGGGCGCCGTGCTCAGCCTCGACGGCGCCGTGCTGTCCAGCTCCGACCTCGAGCTGTCCGGGGCGCGCGGGGAGGCGGCCTACGACACCGTCGCCGAACTGCTCAAGCGCGTCATCGCCGGTGCCACCGCGCCCATCCTCGGAGTGGGGATCGGTTCGCCCGGCATCGTCGACCGGGCCGGCGTCGTGCGCAACGCCCCCAACCTCGGCTGGCGCGACCAGCCGCTGCAGGCCCGCCTGCAGGAGGCCACCGGGCTGCCGGTGCGGGTGGTCAACGACGCGAACGCCGCGGTCCTGGCCGAACACAGCTTCGGCGGCGCCGACCACGACCTGCTGCTGGTCAAGGTCGGCCACGGCGTCGGCGCCGGTCTGCTCGTCGGCGGCCGGGCCATTTTCGGCGAGCGCTTCGCCGCCGGAGAAATCGGCCACGTCGTGGTCGGCACCGACGACGGCCCGCTCTGCGCCTGCGGCAAATTCGGCTGCCTCGAAGCCTGGCTCTCCGTTCCCCGGCTGACCAGCGCCATCCAGGAGGCCACCGTCTCGGCCCGCACCCCGGCTGAGGCCGGATTGGCCGTCGACCGGGTCCTCACCGAGGCCGGCCGGCGCCTCGGCATCATCCTCGCCCCCGTCGTTGGCGCACTCAACCTGCTCGACATCGTGCTCAGCGGACCCCCCGAACTCCTCGACGGCACCCTCTCTGCCGCCACCGTCGAGACCCTCCTGGCCAGAACCATGGCCACCGAAACCGGCGACCTCACCCTCCGGATGACCGAGCAAGGCGAAGACATCGTCCTGCGCGGCGCGGCCGTCATGGTTCTTTCCGCACAACTCGGGGTCTCCTGA